In a single window of the Ancylobacter polymorphus genome:
- the gltX gene encoding glutamate--tRNA ligase yields the protein MSETVVTRFAPSPTGFLHIGGARTALFNWLYARAKGGTMLLRIEDTDRQRSTPEAIDAIIDGLKWLGIDWSGEVIYQFARAERHREAVEQMIAAGRAYPCYASAAELEEMRETARREGRPPRYDGRWRDRDPAEAPADRKPVFRLKAPTEGETVIDDLVQGRVVIPNKDLDDLVLLRSDGTPTYMLSVVVDDHDMNVTHIIRGDDHLTNAARQTQIYHALGWEVPKMAHIPLIHGPDGAKLSKRHGALGVDAYRAMGYLPAALRNYLVRLGWSHGDQEIFSTEEMAQLFDLDRVGRSAARFDFAKLENINGLYIRSTPDAELLAAIDTLLPHIPEGATIAAALTPERRAQLLAAMPGLKERAKTLIELIESAAYIWRARPLPLEEKAQALLTEEARRLLAAASVQLAAVANWNAAETEAAVRAVAEAQGVKLGMLAQPLRAAVTGKTTSPGIFDVLAVLGREESLARIGDQTGAVAQA from the coding sequence ATGTCCGAGACCGTCGTTACCCGCTTCGCCCCCTCGCCCACCGGCTTCTTGCACATTGGCGGCGCCCGCACCGCGCTGTTCAATTGGCTGTATGCCCGCGCCAAGGGCGGCACCATGCTGCTGCGCATCGAAGACACCGACCGCCAGCGCTCCACGCCGGAAGCGATCGACGCCATCATCGACGGGCTGAAATGGCTCGGCATCGACTGGTCGGGCGAGGTGATCTACCAGTTCGCCCGCGCCGAGCGGCACCGCGAAGCGGTGGAACAGATGATCGCCGCCGGCCGCGCCTATCCCTGCTATGCCAGCGCGGCGGAGCTGGAAGAGATGCGCGAGACCGCCCGCAGGGAGGGCCGCCCGCCGCGCTATGACGGCCGCTGGCGCGACCGCGACCCCGCCGAGGCGCCCGCCGACCGCAAGCCGGTGTTCCGCCTGAAGGCGCCGACCGAGGGCGAGACCGTCATCGACGACCTCGTGCAGGGCCGGGTGGTGATTCCGAACAAGGACCTCGACGACCTGGTGCTGCTGCGCTCCGATGGTACGCCGACCTATATGCTCTCGGTGGTGGTCGACGACCACGATATGAACGTCACCCACATCATCCGCGGCGACGATCATCTGACCAATGCTGCGCGCCAGACGCAGATCTACCATGCGCTGGGCTGGGAGGTGCCGAAGATGGCCCATATCCCGCTGATCCATGGACCGGACGGGGCAAAGCTCTCCAAGCGCCATGGCGCGCTGGGCGTCGATGCCTACCGGGCGATGGGCTACCTGCCGGCCGCTTTGCGCAACTATCTCGTCCGCCTCGGCTGGAGCCATGGCGACCAGGAGATTTTCTCCACCGAGGAGATGGCGCAGCTGTTCGATCTCGACCGCGTCGGCCGCTCGGCGGCGCGTTTCGACTTCGCCAAGCTGGAAAACATCAACGGCCTCTATATCCGCTCCACGCCCGATGCCGAACTGCTCGCGGCCATCGACACGCTGCTGCCGCATATTCCTGAGGGCGCCACCATTGCCGCCGCGCTCACGCCCGAGCGCCGCGCGCAGCTGCTCGCCGCCATGCCGGGACTGAAGGAGCGCGCCAAGACGCTGATCGAACTCATTGAAAGCGCCGCCTATATCTGGCGCGCCCGCCCGTTGCCGCTGGAAGAAAAGGCGCAGGCGCTGCTGACCGAGGAGGCACGCCGCCTGCTGGCGGCCGCGTCCGTACAGCTCGCGGCGGTGGCGAATTGGAACGCGGCGGAGACCGAGGCGGCGGTGCGTGCGGTGGCGGAAGCGCAGGGCGTCAAGCTCGGCATGCTGGCGCAGCCGCTGCGCGCGGCAGTGACCGGCAAGACCACCTCGCCCGGCATTTTCGACGTGCTGGCCGTGCTCGGCCGCGAGGAGTCGCTGGCCCGGATCGGCGACCAGACCGGCGCGGTCGCGCAGGCGTAA
- a CDS encoding LpxI family protein, whose protein sequence is MAPNPTPPEAPSRVVERAAPLAIICGGGTFPLAVAEGARRAGRPVVLFPVRGFADADFSAWPHEWVSLGGFGFLRSEMRRRGCRDVVFIGNVLRPRIRDLRLDWTTLRLMPRVLRLFRGGDDFLLTGLGRLVEESGFRLVGAHEVAPEILMPAGQLGAIAPDAAARADIARGREALAVMGPLDIGQGLVVMNRHVVAVEAAEGTDLMLARVAELRANGRVKMPARCGVLVKRPKAGQDFRIDLPSLGARTVEGAVRAGLAGIAVEAGGVIVADGVELIRRADEAGLFILGFEPGDGASL, encoded by the coding sequence ATGGCGCCGAACCCGACGCCGCCTGAGGCGCCGTCCCGGGTGGTGGAGCGCGCCGCGCCGCTGGCGATCATCTGCGGCGGCGGCACATTTCCCCTCGCCGTCGCGGAAGGCGCCCGCAGGGCCGGGCGCCCCGTGGTGCTGTTCCCGGTGCGCGGCTTTGCCGATGCGGATTTCAGTGCCTGGCCGCATGAATGGGTGTCACTGGGCGGTTTCGGTTTCCTCAGAAGCGAGATGCGCCGCCGCGGCTGCCGCGATGTGGTGTTCATTGGCAATGTGCTGCGTCCGCGCATCCGCGATCTCCGGCTCGACTGGACGACTCTGCGGCTGATGCCGCGCGTGCTCAGGCTGTTTCGCGGCGGTGACGATTTCCTGCTCACCGGCCTGGGGCGGTTGGTGGAGGAATCGGGCTTCCGGCTCGTCGGCGCGCATGAAGTGGCGCCGGAAATCCTTATGCCGGCGGGCCAGCTCGGCGCCATCGCGCCAGATGCGGCGGCGCGCGCGGATATCGCCCGTGGGCGCGAGGCGCTCGCGGTGATGGGCCCGCTCGATATCGGCCAGGGGCTGGTGGTGATGAACCGCCATGTGGTGGCGGTGGAGGCGGCGGAAGGCACCGATCTCATGCTGGCGCGGGTGGCCGAATTGCGGGCCAATGGCCGGGTCAAGATGCCGGCGCGTTGCGGCGTGCTGGTGAAGCGCCCCAAGGCGGGGCAGGATTTTCGGATCGACCTTCCCTCGCTCGGCGCGCGCACGGTGGAGGGCGCCGTGCGCGCCGGGCTTGCCGGCATCGCGGTTGAGGCCGGCGGCGTCATCGTCGCCGATGGTGTGGAACTGATCCGCCGCGCGGATGAGGCGGGGCTGTTCATCCTCGGCTTCGAACCCGGCGACGGAGCATCGCTATGA
- the fabZ gene encoding 3-hydroxyacyl-ACP dehydratase FabZ → MDVQVEAAVEPTALGTADIKRILAALPHRYPFLLVDKIVGIEGDRKAIGIKNVTANEPHFQGHFPDNPVMPGVLILEGMAQTAGSICLLNRPEDGAPSLVYFMTIDKAKFRKPVVPGDVLEYHMTQMSKRRNMWWFRGEAKVDGQIVAEAEVGAMIAREGRK, encoded by the coding sequence ATGGACGTGCAGGTCGAAGCCGCAGTCGAGCCGACAGCGCTCGGCACCGCCGATATCAAGCGCATTCTGGCGGCTCTGCCGCACCGCTATCCGTTTCTGCTGGTCGACAAGATCGTCGGTATCGAGGGCGACCGGAAGGCGATCGGGATCAAGAACGTCACCGCCAATGAGCCGCATTTCCAGGGACATTTCCCGGACAATCCGGTCATGCCTGGCGTGCTCATCCTGGAGGGGATGGCCCAGACCGCCGGCAGCATCTGCCTGCTGAACCGGCCGGAAGACGGCGCGCCGTCGCTCGTCTATTTCATGACCATCGACAAGGCGAAGTTCCGCAAGCCGGTGGTGCCGGGCGACGTGCTCGAATATCACATGACGCAGATGTCCAAGCGGCGGAACATGTGGTGGTTCCGCGGCGAGGCGAAAGTCGACGGCCAGATTGTCGCCGAGGCAGAGGTGGGCGCGATGATCGCCCGCGAGGGACGTAAATGA
- the bamA gene encoding outer membrane protein assembly factor BamA produces the protein MARSRFVSRLASAVGFALLVAVGGVSGAVMAPGAAMAQSASSIVVEGNQRVDADTIRSYFQTSPGQSLTPAKIDEALKGLYATGLFSDVTISNRGGRMVVTVVENQVINRVAFEGNKKVKDDQLSLEVQSKARSPLSKTTVQADTQRIIDIYHRAGRYDVRVEPKIIERGQGRVDLVFEITEGDKLGVAEIKFVGNKAFSAYKLKDEITTTETNWLSWLKNSDIYDVDRINTDQELLRRFYLKHGYADFRIISVTADLDRQRDGFVLTYVIDEGPQYRIGTVDVVSGIKDVDIKDLRAALRVAPGQVYNAELVEKSVENATIEVSKSGYAFAQVRPRGDRNVETRTISLVFAVEEGPRVYVERIEIRGNTRTRDWVIRREFDFAEGDAYNRVLVDRAERRLRNLGYFKDVKITNEPGTAPDRIILVVTVEDQPTGEFSVSGGYSTTDGFIGEVAISEKNFLGRGQYVRLAGQLGENVQGADFSFTEPYFLDYRMAAGFDLFWKTTSATSYSQYDTETAGGTLRVALPLTDELTLGLRYMLSQKEISVSVTDEVYNNISWALLEINNESILTSAVGYTLSYNMLDNNKNPSSGYLLELKQDFAGLGGDSQYVRTTFDARYYMPVVGDAVLLLRGQAGNVAAWGNEDLRITDNFFKGPDLVRGFAPNGIGPRDLASGAFGQDMDALGGTLFWGATAEVQFPLSFLPKDFGLKFAVFADAGSLWDYQGNTTFPNIPGWEASLVDCSAFSGSKTQGLANVCVADSDLIRSSVGVSLIWASPFGPLRFDYAWALTKEWYDEVQEFRFSGGTSF, from the coding sequence ATGGCTCGTTCCCGGTTCGTGAGTAGATTGGCGTCGGCAGTCGGCTTTGCCCTTCTTGTGGCGGTCGGCGGTGTTTCCGGTGCCGTCATGGCGCCCGGGGCGGCCATGGCTCAGTCGGCGAGTTCCATCGTCGTCGAGGGGAATCAGCGCGTTGATGCCGATACCATCCGCTCCTATTTCCAGACCTCGCCCGGCCAGTCGCTGACGCCGGCCAAGATCGACGAGGCGCTCAAGGGGCTCTACGCCACCGGGCTTTTCTCCGACGTCACCATCAGCAACCGCGGTGGGCGGATGGTTGTGACCGTCGTCGAGAATCAGGTGATCAACCGCGTCGCCTTCGAAGGCAACAAGAAGGTCAAGGACGACCAGCTGTCGCTTGAAGTGCAGTCCAAGGCCCGTAGCCCGCTGTCCAAGACGACGGTTCAGGCCGATACGCAGCGTATCATCGATATCTATCACCGCGCCGGCCGCTACGATGTGCGCGTCGAGCCGAAGATCATTGAGCGTGGCCAGGGTCGCGTCGATCTCGTGTTCGAGATCACCGAGGGCGACAAGCTCGGCGTGGCCGAGATCAAGTTCGTCGGCAACAAGGCCTTTTCGGCCTACAAGCTGAAGGACGAGATCACCACCACCGAGACCAACTGGCTCTCGTGGCTCAAGAACTCCGACATTTACGATGTCGACCGCATCAACACCGATCAGGAACTGCTGCGCCGCTTCTATCTGAAGCACGGCTATGCCGACTTCCGCATCATCTCGGTGACGGCCGATCTCGATCGTCAGCGCGACGGCTTCGTCCTCACCTATGTGATCGACGAAGGCCCGCAGTATCGCATCGGAACCGTCGATGTCGTCTCCGGCATCAAGGACGTGGATATCAAGGATCTGCGCGCTGCCCTTCGCGTGGCGCCGGGCCAGGTCTACAATGCCGAGCTGGTGGAGAAGTCGGTCGAGAACGCGACCATTGAGGTGTCCAAGTCCGGCTATGCCTTCGCCCAGGTGCGTCCACGCGGTGATCGCAATGTCGAGACCCGTACCATCTCGCTGGTGTTCGCCGTCGAGGAAGGTCCGCGCGTCTATGTCGAGCGCATCGAGATCCGCGGCAACACCCGTACCCGCGACTGGGTGATCCGTCGCGAGTTCGATTTTGCCGAAGGCGATGCCTATAACCGCGTGCTGGTCGACCGTGCCGAGCGTCGTCTGCGCAATCTTGGCTACTTCAAGGACGTGAAGATCACCAACGAGCCCGGCACGGCGCCGGACCGCATCATCCTCGTGGTGACGGTCGAGGATCAGCCCACCGGCGAGTTCTCGGTCTCGGGCGGCTATTCGACGACGGATGGCTTCATCGGCGAAGTGGCGATCTCGGAGAAGAACTTCCTCGGTCGCGGCCAGTATGTCCGTCTGGCCGGCCAGCTCGGCGAGAACGTGCAGGGCGCCGATTTCAGCTTCACCGAGCCCTACTTCCTCGACTACCGCATGGCGGCCGGCTTCGACCTGTTCTGGAAGACGACTAGCGCGACGAGCTACAGCCAGTACGACACTGAGACCGCTGGCGGCACGCTGCGCGTCGCCCTGCCGCTCACCGACGAGCTGACCCTCGGCCTGCGCTACATGCTGTCGCAGAAGGAGATTTCGGTCAGCGTGACCGACGAGGTGTACAACAACATTTCGTGGGCGCTGCTGGAGATCAACAACGAGTCGATCCTGACCTCGGCTGTTGGCTACACGCTCTCCTACAACATGCTCGACAACAACAAGAACCCGTCCAGCGGTTACTTGCTGGAGCTGAAGCAGGATTTCGCCGGTCTCGGTGGCGACTCCCAGTACGTCCGCACCACCTTCGACGCCCGCTACTATATGCCGGTGGTCGGCGACGCGGTTCTGCTGCTCCGTGGCCAGGCCGGCAATGTCGCGGCCTGGGGTAACGAAGACCTGCGCATCACCGACAACTTCTTCAAGGGGCCCGACCTCGTCCGTGGCTTCGCGCCGAACGGTATCGGTCCGCGCGACCTTGCGTCCGGTGCCTTTGGTCAGGACATGGATGCGCTCGGCGGCACGCTGTTCTGGGGTGCGACGGCGGAAGTGCAGTTCCCGCTTTCCTTCCTGCCCAAGGATTTCGGCCTGAAGTTCGCCGTGTTCGCCGATGCCGGTTCGCTGTGGGACTATCAGGGCAACACAACCTTCCCGAACATCCCGGGCTGGGAGGCCAGTCTCGTCGACTGCAGCGCGTTCTCTGGCTCGAAGACGCAGGGGCTCGCCAATGTCTGCGTCGCCGACAGTGACCTGATCCGCTCTTCGGTCGGTGTCAGTCTGATCTGGGCCTCGCCCTTCGGTCCGCTGCGCTTCGACTATGCCTGGGCGCTGACCAAGGAATGGTACGACGAGGTTCAGGAGTTCCGCTTCAGCGGCGGCACCAGCTTCTGA
- the lpxD gene encoding UDP-3-O-(3-hydroxymyristoyl)glucosamine N-acyltransferase, with translation MNDPFFHPVPTALTLADIAALVGADAAALGSDAAALRLSGVASLEEAGPHDLAFMDGARHVPALRATRAGACLVTERFAAHVPAGTVALRVAKPHAAFVTVARRLYAGSLQPGSMFGQAGVAAGAMVHPQARLEADVTVDPGAVIGAGAEIGTGTVIAAGAVIGQGVRIGRFCSIGAGVTLQHTLVGDRVIIHPGARIGQDGFGYVGGAKGHAKIPQIARVILQDDVEIGASTTIDRGGLRDTVIGEGTKIDNLVQIAHNVVIGRHCIVVSQAGIAGSATLGDFVMLGGQVGVIGHVHIGDGARIAASSNVKDDVPPGVEWGGSPAKPMRDWFREVMAVQRLGRGEIGARRGEQQGQ, from the coding sequence ATGAACGATCCCTTCTTCCATCCGGTGCCGACGGCGCTGACACTGGCCGACATCGCGGCACTCGTCGGGGCAGATGCTGCGGCGCTCGGGTCCGATGCCGCGGCTCTGCGCCTCTCCGGTGTCGCCTCGCTCGAAGAGGCCGGTCCGCACGATCTCGCCTTCATGGACGGCGCCCGCCATGTCCCGGCGCTCCGCGCCACTCGCGCTGGCGCCTGCCTGGTCACTGAACGCTTCGCCGCGCATGTGCCCGCCGGCACGGTCGCGCTTCGCGTGGCCAAGCCTCACGCCGCCTTCGTCACCGTTGCCCGGCGGCTTTATGCCGGCAGCCTTCAGCCCGGCTCAATGTTCGGCCAGGCCGGCGTCGCCGCCGGGGCGATGGTCCACCCACAGGCGCGGCTCGAAGCTGACGTGACGGTCGACCCGGGCGCGGTGATCGGGGCCGGCGCGGAGATCGGTACGGGTACAGTGATCGCCGCCGGCGCCGTGATCGGGCAGGGGGTGCGCATCGGACGCTTTTGCTCGATCGGCGCCGGCGTCACGCTACAGCACACATTGGTCGGCGATCGCGTCATCATCCATCCAGGTGCCCGCATCGGCCAGGATGGGTTCGGCTATGTCGGCGGCGCCAAGGGGCACGCCAAGATTCCGCAGATTGCCCGCGTGATCCTGCAGGACGATGTCGAGATCGGCGCCTCCACCACCATCGACCGCGGCGGCCTGCGCGATACGGTGATCGGCGAGGGGACCAAGATCGACAATCTGGTTCAGATCGCGCACAACGTGGTCATCGGGCGGCACTGCATCGTGGTGTCGCAGGCCGGCATCGCCGGCAGCGCGACTCTGGGCGATTTCGTCATGCTGGGTGGGCAGGTCGGTGTCATCGGCCATGTCCATATCGGCGATGGCGCGCGCATCGCCGCGTCGAGCAATGTGAAGGACGACGTGCCGCCGGGTGTCGAATGGGGGGGCTCTCCCGCCAAGCCGATGCGCGACTGGTTCCGCGAGGTGATGGCGGTCCAGCGCCTCGGGCGCGGTGAAATCGGCGCCCGTCGCGGCGAACAACAGGGGCAATGA
- the rseP gene encoding RIP metalloprotease RseP — protein MDFLASMGGTAGWLLGYVVPFLFVLTIVVFFHELGHFWVARRAGVRVVAFSIGFGPEIAGFNDRRGTRWKLSAIPLGGYVKFLGDENAASAPDRGAISHMSETERRESFFHKSVGARAAIVAAGPIANFILAIVIFAGLFMTVGRQVTTPQVDAVQAGSAAERAGFQPSDLILTINGAKIDSFGDMQRVVSANAGEPLAVEVERGGQRLTLQATPDLREVTDTFGNVHRIGVLGISRDTGGGQVRTERFGPVQAVTQATAEVWFIVDRTFSYLGGVVTGRERADQLGGPIRIAQVSGQVATFGIAALLQLAAVLSVSIGLLNLFPVPLLDGGHLLFYGIEALRGRPLSERAQEVGFRIGLALVLMLMLFATWNDILNISKS, from the coding sequence ATGGACTTTCTTGCCTCGATGGGCGGCACCGCGGGCTGGCTGCTCGGCTATGTCGTGCCGTTTCTGTTCGTGCTGACGATCGTCGTGTTCTTCCACGAGTTGGGCCATTTCTGGGTCGCGCGGCGGGCCGGGGTGCGGGTGGTGGCGTTCTCGATCGGCTTCGGGCCGGAGATCGCCGGCTTCAACGACCGCCGCGGCACACGCTGGAAACTCTCGGCGATTCCGCTCGGCGGCTATGTGAAGTTCCTCGGAGACGAAAACGCTGCCAGCGCCCCCGACCGTGGGGCGATCTCGCACATGAGCGAGACGGAGCGGCGGGAGAGCTTCTTCCACAAATCGGTCGGCGCCCGGGCGGCTATCGTCGCAGCAGGGCCGATCGCCAATTTCATCCTGGCCATCGTCATCTTCGCCGGTCTGTTCATGACGGTCGGCCGCCAGGTGACGACGCCGCAGGTGGATGCGGTGCAGGCCGGCAGCGCCGCCGAGCGGGCCGGATTCCAGCCGAGCGATCTCATCCTCACCATCAATGGCGCCAAGATCGACTCGTTCGGCGACATGCAGCGTGTCGTCAGCGCCAATGCCGGCGAGCCGCTCGCCGTCGAGGTCGAACGCGGCGGGCAGCGACTCACGCTCCAGGCGACCCCGGATCTGCGCGAGGTCACTGACACCTTTGGCAATGTGCACCGCATCGGCGTGCTCGGCATCTCGCGCGACACCGGGGGAGGGCAGGTTCGCACCGAGCGATTCGGCCCGGTTCAGGCCGTGACCCAGGCGACGGCCGAGGTCTGGTTCATCGTCGACCGCACCTTCAGCTATCTCGGTGGCGTGGTGACGGGACGCGAGCGTGCCGACCAGCTGGGCGGCCCGATCCGCATCGCCCAGGTGTCCGGACAGGTCGCGACCTTCGGAATCGCGGCCCTGCTGCAGCTGGCGGCGGTTCTGTCGGTGTCGATCGGACTTCTTAACCTCTTTCCTGTACCGCTACTGGATGGCGGACACCTGCTTTTCTACGGGATCGAGGCGCTGCGCGGCCGGCCGCTCAGCGAACGGGCCCAGGAGGTGGGTTTCCGCATCGGCCTGGCGCTCGTGCTGATGTTGATGCTGTTTGCAACGTGGAACGATATTCTCAATATATCAAAATCTTGA
- the gltA gene encoding citrate synthase, with protein sequence MDASQSNAPKSATLTIGDESWELPILNGTIGPDVIDIAKLYAQTGKFTYDPGFTSTASCESQITYIDGDEGILLYRGYPIEQLAESDFLETCYLLLYGELPTAAQKADFDYRVTRHTMVHEQMSRFFHGFRRDAHPMSVLVASVGALSAFYHDSTDISDPQQRMIASIRMIAKIPTLAAMAYKYSIGQPFVYPKNDLDYASNFLRMCFSVPCEEYKVNPILSRAIDRIFILHADHEQNASTSTVRLAGSSGANPFACIAAGIACLWGPAHGGANEAALKMLGEIGSVDRIPEFINRAKDKNDPFRLMGFGHRVYKNYDPRAKIMQRTCHEVLGELGIKDDPLLDIAVELERIALQDDYFVERKLYPNIDFYSGITLRALGFPTSMFTVLFALARTVGWIGQWKEMIEDPSQRIGRPRQLYTGATQRDYVPIARRK encoded by the coding sequence ATGGACGCCAGCCAAAGCAACGCGCCAAAATCCGCCACGCTCACCATTGGCGATGAAAGCTGGGAGCTGCCGATCCTGAACGGGACGATCGGTCCTGACGTGATCGATATCGCCAAGCTCTACGCGCAGACCGGCAAGTTCACCTACGATCCCGGCTTCACCTCCACCGCCTCCTGCGAAAGCCAGATCACCTATATCGATGGCGACGAGGGCATCCTGCTCTATCGCGGCTACCCCATCGAACAGCTGGCCGAAAGCGACTTCCTCGAAACCTGCTACCTGCTTCTCTACGGGGAGCTGCCGACCGCCGCCCAGAAGGCGGATTTCGACTACCGCGTCACGCGCCACACGATGGTGCATGAGCAGATGAGCCGGTTCTTCCACGGCTTCCGTCGCGACGCGCATCCCATGTCCGTGCTGGTGGCCTCGGTCGGCGCGCTGTCCGCCTTCTACCATGACAGCACCGACATTTCCGATCCGCAGCAGCGCATGATCGCCTCGATCCGAATGATCGCGAAGATCCCGACGCTGGCGGCCATGGCCTACAAGTACTCGATCGGCCAGCCCTTCGTGTACCCCAAGAACGATCTCGACTACGCCTCGAACTTCCTGCGCATGTGCTTCTCGGTTCCCTGCGAGGAGTACAAGGTCAACCCGATCCTCTCGCGCGCGATCGACCGCATCTTCATCCTGCACGCCGACCACGAGCAGAACGCCTCGACCTCGACCGTGCGTCTCGCCGGCTCGTCGGGCGCCAACCCCTTCGCCTGCATCGCCGCCGGCATTGCCTGCCTGTGGGGCCCCGCCCATGGCGGCGCCAATGAGGCGGCGCTGAAGATGCTGGGCGAGATCGGCTCGGTGGACCGTATCCCCGAGTTCATCAACCGCGCCAAGGACAAGAACGACCCGTTCCGCCTTATGGGCTTCGGCCATCGCGTCTACAAGAACTACGATCCGCGCGCCAAGATCATGCAGCGCACCTGCCATGAGGTGCTCGGCGAACTCGGCATCAAGGACGACCCGCTGCTCGACATCGCCGTGGAACTGGAGCGCATCGCGCTGCAGGACGACTACTTCGTCGAGCGCAAGCTCTACCCGAATATCGACTTCTACTCGGGCATCACCCTGCGCGCCCTCGGCTTCCCCACCTCCATGTTCACCGTGCTGTTCGCCCTCGCCCGCACCGTGGGCTGGATCGGCCAGTGGAAGGAAATGATCGAGGACCCGAGCCAGCGCATCGGCCGGCCGCGCCAGCTCTACACCGGTGCCACCCAGCGCGACTACGTGCCGATCGCCCGCCGCAAGTGA
- the lpxA gene encoding acyl-ACP--UDP-N-acetylglucosamine O-acyltransferase, with protein sequence MTVSEAKIDPLARVEAGAVLGAGVEIGPFCTVGPHVVLGEGVKLLSHVAVSGHTTLGAGTVVHPFAALGSAPQSLGYKGEPTKLVIGRDCIIREHVTMNTGTASGHGETVVGDKCFFMVNAHVAHDCIVGNHVIFANNATLAGHVTVGNNVFLGGLSAVHQFVRIGDNAIVGGLCGLQHDLIPFGALIYGRSGLGGLNIIGMKRRGFTRPQIHALRAAYRELFYSGGTLAERVERVAGQYGDDANVMQVIDFVRSGAKRRLIVPSDAADHGAEPDAA encoded by the coding sequence ATGACCGTTTCCGAGGCGAAGATCGACCCGTTGGCGCGCGTGGAAGCGGGTGCCGTTCTCGGCGCTGGCGTCGAGATCGGCCCGTTCTGCACGGTGGGTCCGCATGTGGTGCTGGGCGAGGGCGTCAAACTGCTCTCGCATGTCGCCGTCAGCGGCCACACCACGCTCGGCGCGGGAACGGTCGTCCATCCCTTCGCCGCGCTCGGCTCCGCGCCGCAGTCGCTCGGCTATAAGGGCGAGCCGACGAAGTTGGTGATTGGCCGCGACTGCATCATCCGCGAGCATGTCACCATGAACACCGGCACGGCCAGTGGCCATGGGGAAACGGTGGTCGGCGACAAGTGCTTCTTCATGGTCAACGCCCATGTCGCGCATGACTGCATCGTCGGCAACCATGTGATCTTCGCCAACAACGCGACCCTCGCCGGCCATGTCACGGTTGGCAATAATGTCTTCCTTGGCGGTTTGTCCGCGGTGCATCAGTTCGTGCGCATCGGCGACAATGCCATTGTCGGCGGGCTGTGTGGGCTTCAGCACGATCTCATTCCCTTCGGCGCGCTGATCTATGGCCGCAGCGGGCTCGGCGGGCTCAACATCATTGGCATGAAGCGGCGGGGTTTCACCCGGCCGCAGATCCACGCGCTGCGTGCCGCCTATCGCGAGCTGTTCTATTCCGGCGGCACGCTGGCCGAGCGCGTTGAGCGCGTCGCCGGGCAGTATGGCGACGATGCCAATGTGATGCAGGTGATCGATTTCGTGCGCAGCGGCGCCAAGCGCCGCCTGATCGTTCCCAGCGATGCGGCCGACCATGGCGCCGAACCCGACGCCGCCTGA
- the lpxB gene encoding lipid-A-disaccharide synthase has translation MSGAAPLDVFIVAGEESGDVLGAGLMAELKALHAGGVRFRGVGGARMQAQGLVPLFPMEDITAMGFAQVVTGLPRLLRRMDETVRAIVARRPDVLVLVDAPDFTHRVASKVRARLPDLPIVKYVAPTVWVWRPGRARAMAPHVDRVLALLPFEPEAMHALGGPPTTYVGHPLLGELATLRPDTAEAARRAASPPVLLVLPGSRRSELARLGATFGEVLERLKAEVPDVELLLPTLPARRAQVEAMVASWAVKPRIIVSDEEKRAAFRIARAALAASGTVTLELALAGVPTVAAYRVPWLEGRIAPFIIRVKTAILPNLILDEPAMPEYLQWHIDPPAMAAQLARLIVGGPEREAQLAAFARLDAVMGEGGEPPSRRAARAVLETLAQRRGVA, from the coding sequence ATGAGCGGCGCCGCGCCGCTCGATGTGTTCATCGTCGCCGGCGAGGAATCAGGCGATGTGCTCGGCGCCGGGCTTATGGCGGAGCTGAAGGCGCTGCATGCGGGTGGGGTGCGCTTTCGCGGCGTCGGCGGCGCGCGCATGCAGGCGCAGGGGCTGGTGCCGCTGTTTCCGATGGAAGACATCACCGCCATGGGCTTCGCGCAGGTCGTGACCGGCCTGCCGCGCCTCCTCCGGCGGATGGACGAGACGGTGCGCGCCATCGTGGCGAGGCGGCCGGATGTGCTGGTGCTGGTCGATGCGCCGGATTTCACCCATCGTGTCGCCAGCAAGGTGCGCGCGCGCCTGCCTGATCTGCCGATCGTCAAATATGTCGCCCCGACGGTCTGGGTCTGGCGACCCGGGCGCGCGCGGGCCATGGCGCCGCATGTCGATCGGGTTCTGGCGCTGCTCCCCTTCGAGCCGGAGGCGATGCACGCGCTCGGCGGGCCGCCGACCACTTATGTCGGCCATCCCTTGCTCGGTGAACTCGCCACCTTGCGGCCCGATACGGCGGAGGCCGCCCGCCGCGCCGCGTCCCCGCCCGTGCTGCTGGTGCTGCCCGGCAGCCGCCGCTCGGAACTGGCGCGGCTCGGTGCGACCTTCGGTGAGGTGCTGGAGCGATTGAAGGCCGAGGTGCCGGATGTCGAGCTGCTGCTGCCGACCTTGCCGGCCCGGCGGGCGCAGGTCGAGGCGATGGTGGCCTCCTGGGCGGTGAAGCCACGCATCATTGTCAGCGATGAGGAGAAGCGCGCCGCCTTCCGTATTGCCCGCGCGGCGCTGGCGGCGTCCGGCACGGTGACGCTGGAGCTCGCCCTAGCCGGCGTGCCGACCGTCGCCGCCTATCGCGTGCCATGGCTGGAAGGGCGTATCGCGCCCTTCATCATCCGGGTGAAGACGGCGATCCTGCCCAATCTCATACTCGATGAGCCGGCTATGCCGGAATATCTGCAATGGCATATCGACCCGCCCGCCATGGCGGCGCAGCTGGCGCGGCTGATCGTCGGTGGGCCGGAGCGCGAGGCGCAGCTTGCCGCCTTTGCGCGGCTTGACGCTGTCATGGGCGAGGGGGGTGAACCGCCGAGCCGGCGCGCGGCGCGGGCGGTGCTGGAGACTCTGGCGCAGCGACGTGGCGTTGCCTGA